The Lycium ferocissimum isolate CSIRO_LF1 chromosome 1, AGI_CSIRO_Lferr_CH_V1, whole genome shotgun sequence genome includes a region encoding these proteins:
- the LOC132051325 gene encoding putative uridine kinase C227.14 yields MEASSFSTRLRYPFPETLLSKRENFPALIKCYASPSSTKNGTGTLLCQAGFHTRKWSLLQVSCSRERDIPVIEAGCMDDIYDALAEHLVPTAAAASSPNFKHIVGLAGPPGAGKSTVASEVAKRVNKLWPQKSRSFDDQVEPPEVAIVLPMDGFHLYRHQLDAMEDPEEAHARRGAQWTFDPNLLLECLKTLKDQGSVYCPSFDHGVGDPVEDDIFVNLQHKIVIVEGNYLLLGDGAWKEVSSIFDEKWFVDVDIEKAMQRVLKRHISTGKPPDVAKWRIDYNDRPNAELIMKSKKNADMVIKSIDELR; encoded by the exons atgGAGGCTTCATCGTTTTCCACCAGACTCCGATATCCATTTCCAG AGACATTGCTGAGCAAAAGAGAAAACTTTCCTGCATTGATTAAGTGTTATGCATCCCCTTCATCCACGAAGAATGGCACTGGAACTTTACTCTGTCAAGCTGGGTTTCATACTCGGAAGTGGAGTCTCTTGCAG GTGTCGTGTAGCCGAGAGAGAGATATTCCTGTCATAGAAGCTGG GTGCATGGATGATATATATGATGCTTTGGCTGAACACCTTGTTCCAACTGCTGCAGCAGCATCAAGCCCTAATTTCAA GCATATTGTTGGTCTTGCTGGCCCTCCTGGTGCTGGAAAGAGCACTGTTGCATCTGAGGTAGCTAAGAGAGTCAATAAGTTATGGCCCCAAAAGTCTCGTTCCTTTGATGATCAAGTTGAGCCTCCAGAAGTTGCTATTGTTCTTCCAATGGATGGATTCCATCTTTATCGTCATCAGCTTGATGCAATGGAG GATCCAGAGGAAGCACATGCGAGAAGGGGCG CCCAATGGACGTTTGACCCCAATTTACTGCTGGAATGTCTTAAGACTCTTAAAGATCAG GGATCAGTATACTGTCCGTCTTTTGACCATGGTGTAGGAGATCCAGTAGAAGATGATATCTTTGTGAACCTTCA gCACAAAATAGTGATAGTTGAAGGTAATTATCTGCTTCTTGGAGATGGTGCTTGGAAGGAGGTATCCTCTATTTTTGACGAGAAGTG gTTTGTCGATGTTGATATTGAGAAAGCAATGCAACGTGTCCTAAAGAGACATATATCTACAG GGAAGCCCCCTGATGTTGCTAAATGGAGG ATAGATTACAATGACAGGCCCAATGCTGAGCTAATTATGAAGTCCAAGAAAAATGCGGATATGGTGATCAAGTCGATTGACGAATTAAGGTGA
- the LOC132063004 gene encoding uncharacterized protein LOC132063004: MDEPKYAVVPAQFRPSSCCNVLYKTITKMICGRLKETIRLLVAENQAAFVQGRSLVPYYFVQLIMTCMTSPYFTVKVNGDGHGFFAGKRWLMQGDLMSLLLFVLVMKYLSIILKTMSDLPDFKFHPMCKHQKLTHSVFADDLMIFCKGNKGSVLRVVEALKHFSSASGLIANMDKSSSFMAGVDDGTRQSLLEVTGFSRGAFPIKYLGLSLSPKKWNKLDCNVLIAKITDRIRNGYSKQLSYAGRLQIINVVLLSIHNFWVQCSSCPKVF; encoded by the exons ATGGATGAACCTAAATATGCTGTAGTGCCTGCACAGTTTAGACCTAGCTCTTGTTGCAATGTATTGTATAAAACTATCACAAAGATGATTTGTGGTAGATTGAAGGAGACCATTAGGCTACTTGTAGCAGAAAACCAAGCTGCATTTGTACAAGGCAGGTCACTG GTACCCTACTACTTTGTACAACTGATAATGACTTGTATGACTTCACCTTACTTTACTGTAAAGGTGAATGGAGATGGTCATGGTTTCTTTGCTGGCAAGAGGTGGTTGATGCAAGGGGATCTTATGTCCCTGTTACTATTTGTGTTGGTGATGAAGTATTTGTCCATAATACTGAAGACCATGAGTGATTTGCCTGATTTTAAGTTTCATCCTATGTGTAAGCACCAGAAACTAACTCATTCAGTCTTTGCTGATGACCTCATGATATTTTGCAAAGGTAACAAAGGTTCTGTTTTAAGAGTTGTTGAAGCACTAAAACATTTTAGCTCAGCTTCTGGATTGATTGCAAATATGGACAAGTCTAGTAGTTTTATGGCTGGGGTAGATGATGGCACTAGGCAGTCCTTGTTAGAGGTTACTGGCTTTTCCCGAGGTGCATTTCCTATCAAATACCTTGGTCTTTCCCTGTCCCCTAAGAAGTGGAACAAATTGGATTGCAATGTATTAATTGCCAAGATCActgataggattaggaatgggTACTCCAAACAACTTTCTTATGCTGGAAGGTTGcaaattattaatgttgtattattGTCTATCCATAATTTCTGGGTACAGTGTTCATCTTGCCCAAAAGTGTTTTGA